The following coding sequences are from one Gossypium raimondii isolate GPD5lz chromosome 4, ASM2569854v1, whole genome shotgun sequence window:
- the LOC128040486 gene encoding uncharacterized protein LOC128040486 — protein MESAALNGRTTRWQILLSEFDIVYVNQKTVKGSAIADFLASRALEDYEPLSFDFPNEDLMCVAATEESPQEGHSWKLNFDGASNAVGNGIGAVLVSPNEYEACVMGIRAAIERGIKVPEVYGDSALVIYQLRGEWETRDPKLISYRKLVLELIKEFEDITFCYLPRDENQMVDTSLP, from the exons atggagtcagcTGCTTTGAATGGGAGAACGACCCGATGGCAGATTTTATTGtctgaatttgatattgtcTATGTGAACCAAAAGACTGTGAAAGGGAGTGCAATTGCTGActttctagctagtagagctCTGGAGGACTACGAGCCGTTGagttttgatttcccaaatgaggaCCTGATGTGTGTAGCCGCTACTGAAGAAAGTCCCCAAGAAGGTCATAGTTGGAAgctaaactttgatggagcctcgAACGCTGTAggcaatggaattggggcagtcctaGTGTCCCCAAATG aatatgaagcatgcgTCATGGGTATTCGTGCAGCTATAGAGCGAGGAATCAAAGTGCCAGAGGTCTATGGAGATTCAGCATTGGTGATATATCAGCTTAGGGGtgaatgggaaacgagagatCCCAAATTAATCAGTTATCGAAAGTTGGTCCTCGAATTGATTAAGGAGTTTGAGGACATCACTTTTtgctatctcccacgagatgagaACCAGATGGTCGATACATCGCTACCTTAG